Below is a window of Syntrophorhabdaceae bacterium DNA.
CTCTTCCCAACGGTCTGGTACAGGATCTCATCGTCACCAAAAACAACGATTGGCCCCCTCTCGCATAATCCATGGCAACCGGTTTTCTTTACAAGCACCTTATCGTTTAGTTTCTCCGCTGCGATGGCCTCATTCAGCTTTTCGTAGACCTTCAACGCACCGGACGATATGCAACCCGTGCCACAACAAATCTTCACAATCTTACTATAGGCCCCAATCTTTTGTTTATATGCTGCTGCTATGCCGTCAAGCTGCTCGATCGATATGATCATGATGATTCTCCATATTCATTAATTATCTTCTTAACGATACTCGGTGTTGTTTTTCCGTAATCCTGTCCGTCAACCCTTACCAGCGGAGCAAGCGCACAGGCACCGAGGCAGTTTACAGACTCAAGGGTAAAAAGACCATTCCCGGTTGTATTCCCCTTCTTGATATTTAGTTCTCTCTCGAACGTATCAAGGATATTCGGCCCGCCCCTCAAATGGCATGCAGTTCCGAGACAGACATGGATTGTGTGCTTTCCTCTTGGCGTAAGCGAGAGAGATGCGTAAAAGGTGGCAACTTCATAGCCCTTACTAAATGGTATGTGAAGCTCGCCGCAGATATACT
It encodes the following:
- a CDS encoding NAD(P)H-dependent oxidoreductase subunit E, coding for MEVDTAAINTIIDKYGKDKSYLLAMFQDVQRQYRYLPKEAIQYICGELHIPFSKGYEVATFYASLSLTPRGKHTIHVCLGTACHLRGGPNILDTFERELNIKKGNTTGNGLFTLESVNCLGACALAPLVRVDGQDYGKTTPSIVKKIINEYGESS